From a region of the Citricoccus muralis genome:
- a CDS encoding oxidoreductase, with protein MSTWFITGASSGLGRALAQHAAEAGHQVIATARNTSTLADLAAAHPDQVVVLPLDVTDPDSRQVAISSAENRFGGIDVLVNNAGYGYTAAVEEGEEAAVERLFATNFFGPAALIMAALPGMRRRASGTIVNVSSVGARFPIPGGGWYSAAKAALEGLSGALRKEVAPFGLSVVVVEPGSFRTDFRGRSAERSSTTIDAYDAVLGRTGDSGLSRQRGKPAKAAAAIVEAVDASEQPQLLVLGTDALAGFQQAAAADADDVSAFEHLTRSTDATS; from the coding sequence GTGAGCACGTGGTTCATCACCGGCGCCTCGAGCGGACTTGGCCGCGCCCTCGCCCAGCATGCCGCCGAAGCAGGGCATCAGGTTATCGCGACCGCCCGCAACACTTCGACCCTCGCCGACCTCGCCGCCGCGCACCCCGATCAGGTCGTCGTCCTCCCCCTCGATGTCACCGACCCTGACTCCCGGCAGGTGGCGATATCCTCGGCCGAGAACCGCTTCGGAGGCATCGACGTCCTCGTCAACAACGCCGGATACGGCTACACCGCCGCCGTCGAGGAAGGCGAGGAGGCCGCCGTCGAGCGCCTTTTCGCGACGAACTTCTTCGGGCCCGCCGCCCTCATCATGGCCGCCCTCCCCGGCATGAGGAGGCGCGCCTCCGGGACCATCGTCAACGTCAGCTCCGTCGGTGCGCGCTTCCCGATCCCAGGCGGGGGCTGGTACTCCGCAGCCAAGGCTGCGCTCGAGGGGCTCTCCGGAGCGCTACGGAAGGAAGTCGCGCCCTTCGGACTGAGCGTCGTGGTCGTCGAGCCGGGATCGTTCCGGACGGACTTCCGCGGCCGGTCCGCCGAACGGTCGTCGACGACGATCGACGCGTACGACGCTGTCCTCGGGCGCACCGGCGACTCGGGCCTCAGCCGTCAGCGGGGCAAGCCGGCCAAGGCCGCCGCCGCGATCGTCGAGGCGGTCGACGCCTCCGAGCAGCCCCAGCTGCTCGTCCTCGGCACCGACGCCCTCGCTGGCTTCCAGCAGGCGGCCGCGGCCGACGCCGACGACGTGTCAGCGTTCGAGCACCTCACCCGCAGCACCGACGCGACCTCGTGA
- a CDS encoding oxidoreductase: protein MTTWLITGASSGLGAALARAVLHRGDNAVVTARNTEHLHDLTTAYPDTALAVPLEIGDHAQVVAAVDVATSRFGGVDVLVNNAGHGYRAAVEEAAVDEVDELFATNFFGPIDLIKQVLPQMRGRRSGAIVNVSSIGAPRYNPASGYYTATKAALEGVSDALRREVEPLGIRVLVLEPGAFRTDFSGRSLKQSRTVITDYADTAGKRRRENDTSHGTQPGDPDRAAQLIIDTVYAGQAPFRLLLGTDAISIVRDELQGRIDEIDAWADISRTTDFNGAGA, encoded by the coding sequence ATGACCACCTGGCTGATCACCGGAGCATCCAGCGGCCTCGGTGCCGCCCTCGCGCGCGCCGTCCTCCACCGCGGTGACAACGCCGTCGTCACCGCTCGTAATACCGAACACCTCCATGACCTCACCACCGCCTACCCGGACACGGCCCTCGCCGTGCCGCTGGAAATTGGTGACCATGCTCAGGTCGTCGCCGCCGTCGATGTCGCGACCTCTCGGTTCGGGGGCGTTGACGTACTGGTGAACAACGCCGGTCACGGGTATCGCGCGGCGGTCGAGGAAGCCGCCGTGGACGAGGTCGACGAACTCTTCGCCACGAACTTCTTCGGCCCCATCGACCTGATCAAGCAGGTGCTGCCCCAGATGCGTGGCCGCCGGTCCGGGGCCATCGTCAATGTCTCCTCCATCGGCGCGCCTCGATACAACCCGGCCTCCGGGTACTACACCGCCACCAAGGCCGCCCTCGAAGGTGTCTCTGACGCTTTGCGTCGCGAGGTCGAGCCGCTCGGCATCCGCGTACTGGTGCTGGAGCCCGGCGCGTTCCGAACCGACTTCTCCGGCCGGTCACTGAAGCAGTCCCGCACCGTCATCACCGACTACGCCGACACCGCCGGAAAACGGCGCAGGGAGAACGACACCAGCCACGGCACCCAGCCCGGGGACCCCGACCGCGCCGCCCAGCTCATCATCGACACCGTGTACGCAGGCCAGGCCCCCTTCCGGCTGCTGCTCGGTACCGACGCGATCAGCATCGTCCGCGATGAGCTCCAAGGCCGCATCGATGAGATCGACGCATGGGCCGACATCAGTCGCACCACCGACTTCAACGGAGCCGGCGCGTGA
- a CDS encoding NmrA family NAD(P)-binding protein, producing the protein MAPSRRPRRKANLTTDPQLTILVVGSTGSTGRHVVGEALRSGHRVRALVRSADRAAVCSTRWPADRFGSR; encoded by the coding sequence GTGGCTCCTAGCCGCCGGCCTCGTCGAAAGGCAAACCTCACGACCGATCCTCAACTGACCATCCTCGTCGTCGGTTCCACCGGCAGCACCGGCCGACATGTCGTCGGCGAAGCCCTCCGGAGTGGGCACCGCGTCCGCGCGCTCGTCCGCAGCGCCGACCGCGCCGCAGTGTGCTCAACGCGCTGGCCGGCCGACCGGTTCGGATCGCGCTGA
- a CDS encoding NAD(P)H-binding protein: protein MTTIGVTALRDSSTWKRRGERLVRASGNEYTIVRPGWFDMNDDDQLAIARRQGDSHQTGTPADGVIARSQIARVLVDSLTNPDATHKTFELVAARGLEQDDLRPVFAALPADPDGALDGPGDVANLALEDEPASVRADLDRTRTQH, encoded by the coding sequence ATGACGACCATCGGCGTGACCGCGCTGCGCGACAGCTCGACATGGAAGCGGCGCGGGGAACGCCTGGTGCGCGCCAGCGGCAACGAATACACGATCGTGCGTCCCGGCTGGTTCGACATGAACGACGACGACCAGCTCGCCATCGCTCGCCGACAGGGCGACAGCCACCAGACGGGCACCCCCGCCGACGGCGTTATCGCTCGCAGCCAGATCGCCCGCGTCCTGGTCGACAGCCTGACCAACCCCGACGCGACCCACAAGACGTTTGAACTCGTCGCCGCCCGGGGCCTCGAACAGGACGATCTCCGGCCGGTGTTCGCCGCGTTGCCGGCCGACCCGGACGGCGCCCTCGACGGCCCCGGCGACGTCGCCAATCTCGCTCTCGAGGATGAACCTGCCTCTGTCCGCGCAGACCTCGACCGCACCCGGACACAGCACTGA